One Helianthus annuus cultivar XRQ/B chromosome 7, HanXRQr2.0-SUNRISE, whole genome shotgun sequence genomic region harbors:
- the LOC110914621 gene encoding uncharacterized protein LOC110914621, with protein sequence MTEQTQKPGPDPKTLLHLSSQFLRRRHFSDCRKYAHQAHQLNSSLAGVTKILAVADVLLTTTYETPNGNVRDWYEVLQVDRYSQNLNLINKQYGRLYGLLNPCENTFPFADEAFEIVCDAWGVLSHSEKKFEYDCMVKKILEGEQFWTVCPYCYYLYEYPRVYLEGCVRCVNEKCGKAFTCVEIDRPPDEVLGVGGYVCDGFVMLGLKTGCWNPFKPVHKKKPDCGTGVRVDDKYVEISDDDDEDEDVDVDGGCVNGGVKVEGGGVTVEPMGANVGRKKSAARNTKKVTGVGNRSRKEAFVEPEESEDCYGKHICHVMVVLTVATLSMRVGSLSGLTLSASAVVTNFVLLNLHHPRLRFLTIWEHLYCLPLC encoded by the exons ATGACAGAACAAACCCAAAAACCCGGACCCGACCCGAAAACCCTCCTCCACTTATCCTCACAATTCCTCCGGCGCCGGCACTTCTCCGACTGCCGGAAATACGCCCATCAAGCCCACCAACTCAACTCTAGCCTCGCCGGAGTCACCAAAATCCTCGCCGTCGCCGACGTGTTACTCACAACAACTTACGAAACACCCAACGGAAACGTCCGCGACTGGTATGAAGTGCTGCAAGTTGATCGTTACTCACAAAACTTAAATCTTATTAACAAACAATACGGCCGGTTATACGGGTTGTTGAACCCGTGCGAGAATACGTTCCCGTTCGCTGATGAGGCGTTTGAGATAGTGTGTGACGCGTGGGGTGTGTTGTCACACAGCGAGAAAAAGTTTGAGTATGATTGTATGGTTAAGAAGATTCTAGAAGGTGAACAATTTTGGACTGTGTGTCCGTACTGTTATTATTTGTATGAGTATCCTAGGGTGTATTTGGAGGGTTGTGTGAGGTGTGTGAATGAGAAGTGTGGGAAGGCGTTTACTTGTGTGGAGATTGATAGGCCTCCGGATGAGGTTTTGGGTGTTGGTGGGTATGTGTGTGATGGGTTTGTGATGCTTGGGTTGAAAACCGGGTGTTGGAACCCGTTTAAGCCGGTTCATAAGAAGAAACCGGATTGTGGTACGGGTGTTCGTGTTGATGATAAGTATGTTGAAAtatctgatgatgatgatgaggatgaggatGTGGATGTGGATGGTGGGTGTGTAAATGGAGGTGTGAAGGTGGAGGGGGGTGGGGTGACGGTGGAACCGATGGGGGCGAATGTGGGAAGGAAGAAGTCTGCGGCAAGGAATACGAAGAAGGTGACCGGGGTGGGGAATAGATCGAGGAAAGAGGCGTTTGTGGAACCGGAAGAATCAGAGGATT GTTATGGAAAACATATATGTCATGTCATGGTGGTTCTTACTGTTGCTACATTGAGTATGCGGGTCGGGTCTTTGTCGGGTTTGACCTTATCAGCATCCGCCGTTGTTACCAATTTCGTACTCTTAAATCTACATCACCCGAGACTACGATTCTTAACCATCTGGGAACACCTTTACTGTCTACCTTTGTGTTAG